A single region of the Pseudorhodoplanes sp. genome encodes:
- a CDS encoding outer membrane beta-barrel protein, which produces MTSTAGFGEEALPDYELSRLPVRDRPHPEYDAIGYRLGDIFFYPQLLATARYDSNVYASETNAQADWSAILSPQLTVVYGRGTPGAQFSPSRFSYKLDLGADIYRYRELKGENRVDGGARLATNWEITHDLELDTKFEAARKHIERGESGSPITAAEPVPYNDLRGEATLTKTLGRFGVALNAGIRNLTYENVDSFDGTVLDQSGRDGTIYSTYIKPFYEFSPGYRAFVRMGGNRRDYAATGTENRNSDGYDVRGGLDFVITPLISGSAEVGYMSQSYENPLIAPVDGFSFKGELVWLATALITVKAAAERSIAETLTPGFGPRLDTAFKAQIDYELLRNVIVFGSASFKNEDFQDSPRNDEVIRLSTGVDYAMNRHLRVGARYDFISRDSSLPVFSFDKHVVMFNVTAQH; this is translated from the coding sequence GTGACCAGCACGGCCGGCTTCGGTGAGGAGGCGCTGCCGGACTATGAGCTGTCGCGGCTGCCGGTGCGGGACCGGCCGCATCCCGAATATGACGCGATCGGCTATCGGCTCGGCGACATCTTCTTCTATCCGCAACTGCTGGCGACCGCGCGTTACGATTCCAATGTCTATGCCAGCGAAACAAATGCGCAGGCCGATTGGTCGGCAATTCTGTCGCCTCAGCTCACCGTCGTCTATGGCCGCGGCACACCGGGAGCGCAATTCAGTCCCTCGCGCTTTTCCTACAAGCTCGATCTCGGCGCCGACATCTATCGCTATCGCGAGCTGAAGGGCGAAAACCGGGTCGATGGCGGAGCAAGGCTCGCCACCAACTGGGAAATCACCCACGACCTGGAACTCGATACAAAATTCGAGGCGGCGCGTAAGCATATCGAGCGCGGCGAATCCGGGTCGCCGATCACAGCCGCGGAGCCGGTGCCCTATAACGATCTGCGCGGCGAGGCCACGCTGACGAAGACGCTGGGGCGCTTTGGGGTGGCGCTGAATGCCGGCATCAGGAACCTCACCTACGAGAATGTCGATTCCTTCGACGGCACCGTGCTCGACCAGAGCGGGCGCGACGGGACGATCTACTCGACCTATATCAAGCCATTCTACGAATTCTCTCCCGGTTACCGCGCGTTCGTTCGCATGGGAGGAAACCGGCGGGATTATGCCGCGACCGGCACCGAGAACCGGAATTCGGACGGCTACGACGTGCGCGGCGGTCTGGATTTCGTCATCACGCCGCTGATCTCCGGCAGCGCCGAGGTCGGCTACATGTCGCAATCCTATGAAAACCCGCTCATTGCACCGGTTGACGGATTTTCGTTCAAGGGCGAGTTGGTCTGGCTCGCCACGGCGCTGATCACCGTCAAGGCGGCAGCCGAGCGCTCCATCGCGGAAACACTCACGCCGGGGTTCGGGCCGCGGCTTGATACGGCCTTCAAGGCGCAGATCGATTATGAGCTGCTGCGCAACGTCATTGTCTTTGGCAGCGCGTCATTCAAGAACGAGGATTTTCAGGATTCTCCGCGCAATGACGAGGTGATTCGTCTGTCCACCGGAGTGGACTACGCCATGAACCGGCATCTGCGGGTCGGCGCGCGCTACGATTTCATCAGCCGCGATTCCTCGCTGCCTGTCTTCAGCTTCGACAAACATGTGGTGATGTTCAATGTTACAGCGCAACATTGA
- a CDS encoding polysaccharide biosynthesis tyrosine autokinase: MLQRNIDHYSVVSRPALVRAQPRRHEAETDAVIEIIRCLRRNAKLIIATTVIGTAIAIAAILTITPQYRATVAVLVDPRQTKLLQDAEVVGRPGTDNGAIESEVELLQSDALTREVAEKLNLRSDDEFGAPDGFLARLKSVVMLPFRTVFGSHSSGDPLAGVIDRLQKATSAKRRGLTYVIELNAWSREADKSAKIANTFAELYLADQIAAKADVTKRASEWLNGRVEEMRGRLAASEKALEAYKAEAGLFDPGGENLSDRQIGQLTDQLVDARAKAAAARSKYEQLRQVTPERLRSAAASVDVLQSSVVSNLRGQYADAARQQAEREARYGSGHPAVTTGRAQVADLERQITAEISRIVTSAKSEYEIAKARQESLEASLDELKERAAQYNQASVRLRELDRDVQANRDLFQSFLARAKQTSELSMQIPDSRVVSPARVPTAASYPKKGLVLGLGLFGSLGLGIALALARDAFGRGFRRPVELEREFGLQPLASIPRVMAEPSRPQRPLLTGFNLRNLRARRLDDANEWGVDGLLGDVVIEQPESAFSESIRTLYLSLKQQASDRQIGVVLVTSALPGEGKSTVALNLARTAAQASDNVLLIDGDLRRPALARALNLPGDIGLADLLAGRSDLKSAVKHEPRTNLYAIAGGRGVSGANALSLLTSLRMKRLVDHARDIFDLVVVDASPLLPVADARLLLEQADGAVMVVASERTSRDAVTAALQENPELADKIVGVVLNGAADEFDRYYGDQTVSINIKS; this comes from the coding sequence ATGTTACAGCGCAACATTGACCATTATTCCGTCGTCAGCCGGCCCGCACTGGTGCGGGCGCAGCCGCGCCGTCACGAGGCCGAAACTGATGCGGTCATCGAGATTATCCGCTGCCTACGTCGGAATGCGAAGCTGATCATCGCGACGACGGTGATCGGAACTGCGATCGCGATCGCGGCTATTCTCACCATCACCCCGCAATACCGGGCGACGGTCGCCGTCCTGGTCGATCCGCGCCAGACCAAGCTGCTGCAGGATGCGGAAGTGGTCGGACGTCCCGGCACCGATAACGGCGCCATCGAGAGCGAAGTGGAGCTGCTGCAATCCGATGCGCTGACCCGGGAGGTGGCCGAGAAGCTCAATCTGCGCAGCGACGATGAATTCGGCGCGCCGGACGGCTTTCTGGCACGGCTGAAATCAGTAGTAATGCTGCCCTTTCGCACGGTGTTCGGGTCGCACAGTTCAGGCGATCCGCTCGCCGGCGTCATCGACCGGCTGCAGAAAGCGACCAGCGCCAAGCGCCGCGGGCTGACCTATGTGATCGAGCTGAATGCCTGGTCGCGCGAAGCCGACAAGTCGGCGAAGATCGCCAATACATTTGCCGAGCTCTATCTGGCGGACCAGATCGCCGCAAAAGCCGATGTGACGAAGCGCGCCAGCGAATGGCTCAACGGGCGCGTGGAGGAAATGCGCGGGCGGCTGGCCGCCTCCGAAAAGGCGCTGGAGGCCTACAAGGCGGAGGCTGGGCTGTTCGATCCCGGCGGCGAAAACCTGTCGGACCGGCAGATCGGCCAACTCACCGACCAACTGGTCGACGCCCGCGCCAAGGCCGCCGCCGCCCGCTCCAAATATGAACAGCTCAGGCAGGTCACGCCGGAGCGCCTGCGCTCGGCGGCCGCCTCGGTCGACGTGCTGCAGTCATCGGTGGTGTCCAATCTGCGCGGACAATATGCCGACGCGGCACGCCAGCAGGCCGAGCGGGAAGCGCGTTACGGATCGGGGCATCCCGCGGTGACGACCGGCCGTGCGCAGGTGGCCGATCTGGAGCGGCAGATCACCGCGGAAATCAGCCGGATCGTGACCAGCGCGAAGAGCGAATATGAAATCGCGAAAGCGCGCCAGGAATCGCTGGAAGCGAGTCTCGACGAGCTGAAGGAGCGGGCGGCGCAATACAATCAGGCGAGCGTGCGCCTGCGCGAACTCGACCGCGATGTGCAGGCCAACCGCGATCTGTTCCAATCCTTCCTCGCCCGCGCGAAACAGACGTCCGAACTCAGCATGCAAATTCCGGATTCGCGCGTGGTGTCGCCGGCGCGGGTGCCGACCGCGGCGAGCTATCCGAAGAAGGGGCTGGTTCTTGGCCTCGGCCTGTTCGGCAGTCTCGGGTTGGGGATTGCCTTGGCACTGGCGCGCGACGCCTTTGGCCGCGGCTTCCGCCGCCCAGTCGAGCTTGAGCGCGAATTTGGATTGCAGCCACTGGCGTCGATCCCGCGCGTGATGGCGGAGCCCAGCCGGCCGCAGCGGCCGCTGCTGACGGGATTCAATTTGCGCAACCTGCGGGCCAGAAGGCTGGATGACGCGAACGAATGGGGTGTCGACGGCTTGCTGGGCGACGTGGTGATCGAACAGCCGGAATCCGCATTCTCGGAAAGCATCCGCACGCTTTATCTCAGCCTGAAACAGCAGGCCTCCGACCGCCAGATCGGGGTGGTGCTGGTGACCTCGGCGCTTCCGGGTGAAGGCAAGTCGACGGTCGCGCTCAACCTCGCGCGCACGGCGGCGCAGGCCAGCGACAATGTGCTGCTGATCGACGGCGATCTGCGCCGCCCGGCGCTTGCACGTGCACTGAATTTGCCCGGCGATATCGGCCTTGCCGATCTTCTGGCCGGCCGCAGCGATCTCAAATCGGCGGTGAAGCACGAGCCGCGCACCAATCTCTATGCCATTGCCGGCGGGCGGGGCGTGTCCGGCGCCAACGCGCTGTCGCTGCTGACATCGCTGCGGATGAAGCGGCTGGTCGATCATGCGCGCGACATCTTCGATCTCGTGGTCGTCGATGCATCGCCGCTCTTGCCGGTCGCGGACGCGCGGTTGCTGCTGGAGCAGGCCGACGGCGCGGTCATGGTCGTCGCCTCCGAGCGCACGAGTCGCGACGCGGTGACAGCCGCCCTGCAGGAGAATCCGGAGCTTGCCGACAAGATCGTCGGCGTTGTGCTGAACGGCGCCGCCGACGAGTTCGACCGCTATTACGGGGACCAGACGGTCTCGATCAACATCAAGTCCTAG
- a CDS encoding undecaprenyl-phosphate glucose phosphotransferase produces the protein MHIDRRLNSKVTTATRFSADYDWAEPPASREWTRRLSARNLWRAATAQQSPFAFLAPLAKLQQALTLNARTLPIFAAVAEFIILAAVTFEAGAVYHYAMFDHLPWPVFYLLAVLGLVGGFVLQCSLARDHSIKRLPDAREQLRSVFKHWNIAFSVFVVVLFMIQATDFYSRGSIISQYLAGLAAAIFLRLAMSRIVDHWLTRGVIRGRKVVAIGLAANMKDFLERVRQDGPGAEIVDTIALAPDLPHDEDEVLRRLETLARRVQIDEIVIALPWRQHERVRALVERLSTIPATIHLAPDPSWVWIREPVLARVGRTHTLRLSRAPLTQKDRGLKRIFDILVASGLLLAATPLLALIAVAIKIDSPGPVLFRQRRNGFNQREFRVFKFRTMTTLDDGDVVRQAQVNDSRVTRVGRLLRRTNLDEVPQLINVILGDMSLVGPRPHAVAHNNEYEERIRLYARRHNVKPGITGWAQVNGLRGETSTIDKMVRRVEHDLYYIDHWSVMFDLKIMLMTLFSPRSYRNAY, from the coding sequence ATGCACATCGATCGACGCTTGAATTCCAAGGTGACGACGGCGACCCGCTTTTCGGCCGATTACGACTGGGCGGAGCCGCCGGCGTCGCGTGAATGGACCCGGCGCTTGTCGGCCCGCAACCTGTGGCGGGCGGCGACGGCGCAGCAATCGCCTTTCGCATTTCTGGCGCCGCTGGCGAAGCTGCAGCAGGCGCTGACGCTGAACGCGCGCACCCTTCCGATATTCGCCGCCGTCGCCGAGTTCATCATTCTCGCCGCCGTCACCTTCGAAGCGGGCGCGGTCTATCACTATGCAATGTTCGACCATCTGCCCTGGCCGGTCTTTTATCTCCTCGCCGTCCTCGGGCTGGTCGGCGGCTTTGTCCTGCAATGCAGCCTGGCGCGCGATCACTCCATCAAGCGGCTGCCGGATGCGCGCGAACAGCTTCGTTCGGTGTTCAAGCACTGGAATATCGCGTTTTCCGTCTTTGTCGTCGTCCTGTTCATGATCCAGGCGACGGATTTTTATTCGCGCGGTTCCATCATTTCGCAATATCTCGCGGGGCTTGCTGCCGCGATCTTCCTGCGGCTCGCCATGTCGCGCATCGTCGATCATTGGCTTACGCGCGGCGTGATCCGCGGGCGCAAGGTGGTGGCGATCGGCCTTGCCGCCAACATGAAGGATTTTCTGGAAAGGGTGCGGCAGGACGGCCCCGGCGCCGAGATCGTGGATACGATCGCGCTGGCGCCGGATCTGCCGCACGACGAGGACGAGGTTCTGCGCCGCCTGGAGACGTTGGCGCGGCGCGTTCAGATCGACGAGATCGTGATCGCGCTGCCGTGGCGGCAGCATGAGCGCGTCCGCGCCTTGGTCGAGCGGCTGTCGACCATCCCGGCCACCATTCATCTGGCGCCTGACCCGAGCTGGGTCTGGATCCGCGAGCCGGTTCTGGCGCGGGTGGGGCGGACGCATACGCTGCGCCTGTCGCGCGCGCCGCTGACCCAGAAGGATCGCGGCCTCAAGCGGATTTTCGATATCCTGGTGGCGAGCGGCCTCTTGCTCGCTGCGACGCCGCTGCTGGCGCTGATCGCCGTCGCCATCAAGATCGATTCGCCGGGGCCGGTGCTGTTCCGGCAGCGGCGCAACGGCTTCAACCAGCGCGAATTCCGGGTGTTCAAGTTCCGCACCATGACCACGCTCGATGACGGCGACGTGGTGCGGCAGGCGCAGGTCAATGACAGCCGCGTCACCCGCGTCGGCCGCTTACTCCGCCGCACCAATCTCGACGAGGTGCCGCAACTCATCAACGTGATCCTCGGCGACATGTCGCTGGTCGGTCCGCGCCCGCACGCCGTCGCGCACAACAACGAATACGAGGAGCGTATCCGCCTCTATGCCCGCCGCCACAACGTCAAGCCCGGCATCACCGGCTGGGCGCAGGTGAACGGTCTGCGCGGAGAAACCTCCACCATCGACAAGATGGTGCGGCGGGTCGAGCACGACCTTTATTACATCGATCATTGGTCGGTGATGTTTGATCTCAAGATCATGCTGATGACGTTGTTTTCGCCGAGGTCCTATCGCAATGCGTATTAA
- a CDS encoding acyltransferase: MRIKSPHAVLRINAVSHAAGERDRDGYVPVAVREPKRGLLRAILLQIRRVLIRLRWLYFVKVWKMSIDPTAHFSLRVELDRTHPSGIHIGRESYVAFGAVILTHDMTRGLYADTRVGERCFIGAYSILMPGVSIGDNSIVGAGSVVTRDVPPGCIVAGNPARIVRSGIKTYRFGCLWDWETMSPDSPARGDP, from the coding sequence ATGCGTATTAAATCGCCTCACGCCGTTCTCAGGATCAATGCCGTTTCGCACGCCGCCGGCGAGCGCGACCGCGATGGGTATGTGCCGGTCGCCGTGCGGGAGCCCAAGCGCGGTCTGTTGCGGGCCATCCTGCTGCAGATCCGCCGCGTGCTGATCCGCCTGCGCTGGCTTTATTTCGTCAAGGTCTGGAAGATGAGCATCGATCCGACCGCGCATTTTTCGCTGCGCGTCGAGCTCGATCGTACGCATCCCTCGGGCATTCACATCGGCCGGGAGAGCTATGTCGCCTTCGGCGCCGTGATCCTGACCCATGACATGACCCGCGGCCTTTACGCCGACACGCGCGTCGGCGAGCGGTGCTTCATCGGCGCCTACAGCATCCTGATGCCAGGCGTCAGCATCGGCGACAACTCGATCGTCGGCGCCGGCAGCGTGGTCACGCGCGATGTGCCGCCCGGCTGCATCGTCGCAGGAAATCCGGCGCGCATCGTGCGCAGCGGCATCAAGACCTATCGCTTCGGATGTCTGTGGGATTGGGAAACGATGTCGCCGGACAGTCCGGCGCGCGGCGATCCATAG
- a CDS encoding WecB/TagA/CpsF family glycosyltransferase, with the protein MRAEFLGIPIDVLTFEETVSAAIDAMLTRKTTHHVAMNVAKLVKARHDPELYRDVSESNIVGIDGMGIVWGARALGISVPHRVPGVDLMERLLAICAAHDFRPYFLGARRSVLDRAVVNALHRWPGLTFAGYRDGYFTPENEAQVVEDIRFCAPDCLFIGMPTPRKERFLHQYRDALGVPFIMGVGGGIDVLAGHVRRAPQGVQRAGLEWLYRTWQEPRRMWWRYASTNAVFAGLLGKAMIARAMGRGGVANHVRGGHA; encoded by the coding sequence ATGCGAGCGGAATTTCTCGGGATTCCCATCGATGTGTTGACATTCGAGGAGACGGTCTCGGCGGCGATCGACGCCATGCTGACGCGCAAGACGACGCATCACGTCGCCATGAACGTCGCCAAGCTGGTAAAGGCGCGGCACGATCCGGAGCTTTATCGCGACGTCAGCGAAAGCAATATTGTCGGCATCGACGGCATGGGCATCGTCTGGGGCGCGCGGGCGCTCGGCATTTCCGTGCCGCACCGGGTGCCGGGCGTGGACCTGATGGAGCGCCTGCTCGCGATCTGCGCCGCGCATGATTTCCGGCCCTATTTCCTCGGCGCGCGCCGGAGCGTGCTGGATCGCGCGGTGGTGAATGCGCTGCATCGCTGGCCGGGCCTGACCTTTGCCGGCTATCGCGACGGCTATTTCACGCCCGAGAACGAGGCGCAGGTGGTCGAGGACATTCGCTTCTGCGCGCCGGATTGCCTCTTCATCGGCATGCCGACGCCGCGCAAGGAACGTTTTCTGCATCAATACCGCGACGCGCTGGGCGTGCCGTTCATCATGGGCGTCGGCGGCGGTATCGATGTTCTCGCCGGGCATGTCCGGCGCGCGCCGCAGGGCGTGCAGCGGGCGGGCCTGGAATGGCTGTACCGCACCTGGCAGGAGCCGCGGCGGATGTGGTGGCGCTATGCTTCCACCAACGCGGTATTCGCCGGCCTGCTCGGCAAAGCGATGATCGCGCGCGCCATGGGGCGCGGCGGCGTTGCCAATCATGTGCGGGGAGGCCACGCATGA
- the wecB gene encoding UDP-N-acetylglucosamine 2-epimerase (non-hydrolyzing), with amino-acid sequence MNILVAFGTRPEAIKLFPVIHALKRDPDFNVTVCVTAQHRQILDQVLQIANIAPDLDLDIMQPNQSLPQMTSRILKGFDEVLQEVAPDRVMVQGDTTTAMAAALSAFYHKIPVDHVEAGLRSGDIYSPWPEEVNRKVVGSIAALHFAPTERAAEALANENVPRERIFVTGNTVIDALLQTQQRIEVFSDLCERIDDEVLDGGRKGRLVLVTAHRRENFDGGMERIAAALLQIVEREDVTVIFPVHPNPNVLAPMRAMLGDHPRIRLLPPQDYVPFVRLLSRCDVVLTDSGGVQEEAPALGKPVLVMRNTTERPEGVEAGTALLVGTDPKLIARETLRLLDDHAHYQRMSRAHNPFGDGRASQRIIRILSKETLIKSNPELKHAS; translated from the coding sequence ATGAATATTCTCGTAGCCTTCGGTACGCGCCCGGAAGCGATCAAGCTGTTTCCGGTGATCCATGCGCTGAAACGCGATCCCGATTTCAACGTTACGGTCTGCGTCACCGCGCAGCACCGGCAAATCCTGGATCAGGTGCTGCAGATCGCCAATATCGCGCCCGATCTTGATCTCGACATCATGCAGCCGAACCAGTCGCTGCCGCAGATGACTTCGCGCATTCTCAAGGGATTCGATGAGGTGCTGCAGGAGGTCGCACCAGATCGCGTGATGGTGCAGGGCGACACCACGACGGCGATGGCGGCGGCGCTGTCGGCCTTCTACCACAAAATCCCGGTCGATCATGTGGAGGCGGGATTACGCTCGGGCGACATCTATTCGCCCTGGCCAGAAGAGGTGAATCGCAAGGTGGTCGGCTCGATCGCGGCGTTGCATTTCGCGCCGACCGAGCGGGCGGCGGAGGCGCTGGCGAACGAGAATGTGCCGCGCGAGCGGATTTTCGTTACCGGCAACACCGTCATCGATGCGTTGTTGCAGACGCAACAGCGGATCGAGGTGTTTTCCGATTTGTGCGAGCGCATCGACGATGAAGTGCTGGATGGCGGACGCAAGGGGCGCCTCGTACTGGTGACCGCGCACCGGCGCGAGAATTTCGACGGCGGCATGGAGCGCATCGCCGCCGCCCTGCTGCAGATCGTGGAACGTGAGGATGTGACGGTGATCTTCCCCGTGCATCCCAATCCGAATGTGCTGGCGCCGATGCGCGCCATGCTCGGCGATCATCCGCGCATCCGGCTGCTGCCACCACAGGATTACGTGCCCTTCGTGCGACTGTTGTCGCGTTGCGACGTGGTGCTCACCGATTCCGGCGGCGTGCAGGAAGAGGCGCCGGCGCTTGGCAAGCCGGTGCTGGTGATGCGCAACACGACGGAGCGGCCGGAGGGCGTGGAGGCTGGAACAGCGCTGCTCGTCGGCACAGATCCCAAGCTGATTGCGCGCGAGACGCTGCGGCTGCTCGATGATCACGCGCATTATCAGCGGATGAGCCGCGCGCACAACCCGTTCGGCGATGGCCGCGCCAGCCAGCGCATCATCCGCATTCTTTCCAAGGAAACCCTGATCAAGAGCAATCCGGAGTTGAAACATGCATCCTGA
- the wecC gene encoding UDP-N-acetyl-D-mannosamine dehydrogenase, protein MHPEVSSVCVLGLGYIGLPTAALIASRGIRVVGVDTNPAVVATVGDGRIHIAEADLDGLVQKCVVSGRLVPRSEPERADVFLIAVPTPLSGNKKPVVDHVFSAVRSIAPYLTPGSLVILESTCPIGTTEQICDILAKLRPELTFPDVNDPGAEADVCIAYCPERVLPGRILIELVQNDRCVGGLTPRCANRARQFYELFVRGTCIETHARTAEMVKLTENAYRDTNIAFANELSVICDHVDVNVWDVIELANRHPRVNILKPGPGVGGHCIAVDPWFIVDAAPHDARLIRMSREVNDGKARYVTEQAKQLIEAYPDRSVACLGLAFKANVDDLRESPALEIAENLAATYRGRISVVEPFIDGLPSSLSEHGVRKIDLDHALKEAGILIVLVDHEAFRRVSSHQRNGAVIYDTRGIWRR, encoded by the coding sequence ATGCATCCTGAAGTCTCCTCGGTCTGTGTGCTGGGTCTCGGCTATATCGGATTGCCGACGGCGGCGTTGATCGCGAGCCGCGGCATCCGCGTGGTCGGCGTCGATACCAACCCCGCGGTGGTGGCGACGGTCGGCGACGGCCGTATCCACATCGCCGAAGCCGATCTCGACGGGTTGGTGCAGAAATGCGTCGTATCCGGCCGGCTGGTGCCGCGCAGCGAGCCGGAGCGCGCGGATGTGTTCCTGATCGCGGTGCCGACGCCGCTCTCCGGCAACAAGAAGCCGGTCGTCGATCACGTGTTCAGCGCGGTGCGCTCGATCGCCCCGTATCTGACGCCGGGCAGCCTGGTGATCCTGGAATCCACATGTCCTATCGGAACGACCGAGCAGATCTGCGACATTCTCGCCAAACTGCGGCCCGAACTGACCTTCCCCGATGTGAACGATCCCGGAGCCGAGGCGGATGTCTGCATCGCCTATTGCCCGGAACGGGTCTTGCCGGGGCGCATCCTGATCGAACTGGTGCAGAACGACCGCTGCGTCGGCGGCCTGACGCCGCGTTGCGCCAACCGCGCTCGGCAATTCTATGAATTGTTCGTGCGAGGAACCTGCATCGAGACGCATGCGCGCACGGCGGAAATGGTCAAGCTTACCGAGAACGCCTATCGCGACACTAATATCGCCTTCGCCAACGAGCTGTCGGTGATTTGCGATCATGTGGACGTCAATGTCTGGGATGTGATCGAACTCGCCAACCGGCATCCGCGCGTCAATATCCTCAAGCCCGGTCCCGGCGTCGGCGGCCATTGCATCGCGGTCGATCCGTGGTTCATCGTCGATGCCGCGCCGCATGACGCGCGGCTGATCCGCATGTCGCGTGAGGTCAATGACGGCAAGGCGCGTTACGTCACTGAACAGGCCAAGCAGTTGATCGAAGCGTATCCGGATCGGTCGGTGGCCTGCCTTGGGCTTGCCTTCAAGGCCAATGTCGACGATCTGCGCGAGAGCCCGGCACTGGAAATTGCCGAGAATCTGGCCGCGACCTATCGCGGCAGGATTTCCGTCGTGGAGCCGTTCATTGACGGGCTGCCATCCTCCTTGTCCGAGCACGGCGTGCGCAAGATCGATCTGGACCATGCCTTGAAGGAGGCCGGAATTCTGATCGTACTGGTCGATCATGAAGCGTTCCGGCGCGTCTCCTCGCATCAGCGCAACGGGGCAGTCATCTACGACACGCGGGGGATCTGGCGTCGATGA
- a CDS encoding glycosyltransferase, translated as MKTIIHISADFPDPLVPGKTRAVANLLTASPGFRHVVYSLNRVPWHRGVALTHFGDGHAAITYGAPPYGLGLARFLKPVAGAIAQDLQKRGIAPDLIHGHKFSVEGLVAADVAENARRPFICSLWGDTDIKIFEYKPGLRRRYREIAANAELMLPAAPWTADYFSRVLNQPKDKMPVLPVITAGDKVIRPEPSYSPRLVSVFHLDSWKRKGLDILAKAAVEAAGDIPGLTLDIYGTGRDASINAVSEILRRAGAIKIVRLMGQAPHNQVQHLMNGYTAFVMAPRRETYGMVHVEAVLAGLPILWSQDRGIDGLFGDHPIGYRANPESVEDVARGLRFLVANERPLKATIARLQQEGAFEHLRSPAIAAQYCSLLAGVAA; from the coding sequence ATGAAGACGATTATTCATATCAGCGCCGATTTTCCTGATCCGCTGGTGCCCGGGAAGACCAGGGCCGTCGCCAATCTGCTGACGGCCAGCCCCGGATTCCGGCACGTCGTCTATTCGCTCAATCGCGTGCCTTGGCATCGTGGCGTTGCGCTGACCCATTTCGGCGATGGCCACGCGGCGATCACCTATGGAGCACCGCCCTATGGTTTGGGGCTGGCGCGCTTCCTCAAGCCGGTTGCCGGCGCCATTGCCCAAGACCTGCAGAAACGCGGGATCGCGCCGGATCTCATTCATGGCCACAAATTTTCCGTTGAAGGGCTGGTCGCGGCCGACGTCGCCGAGAATGCCCGCCGCCCCTTCATCTGCAGTTTGTGGGGGGATACCGACATCAAGATTTTTGAATACAAGCCCGGCCTGCGCCGGCGTTATCGCGAGATCGCGGCGAATGCCGAATTGATGCTGCCGGCGGCGCCGTGGACCGCCGACTATTTTTCCCGCGTCCTCAATCAGCCGAAAGACAAGATGCCGGTTCTGCCGGTGATCACCGCCGGCGACAAAGTCATCCGGCCCGAACCAAGCTATTCGCCGCGCCTGGTCAGCGTGTTCCACCTCGATAGCTGGAAGCGTAAAGGTCTCGATATTTTGGCAAAAGCGGCGGTCGAGGCCGCCGGCGATATTCCGGGCCTGACCCTCGATATTTACGGGACGGGACGCGATGCCTCCATCAATGCCGTGTCCGAAATTCTGCGGAGAGCCGGCGCGATCAAGATCGTGCGTCTGATGGGCCAGGCTCCTCACAATCAGGTGCAGCATCTGATGAACGGTTACACCGCCTTCGTCATGGCGCCGCGCCGCGAAACCTACGGGATGGTGCATGTCGAGGCGGTGCTGGCCGGCCTGCCGATCCTGTGGTCGCAGGATCGCGGCATCGACGGGCTGTTCGGGGATCACCCCATTGGCTACAGGGCCAATCCGGAATCCGTCGAGGACGTCGCACGCGGTCTGCGCTTTCTTGTCGCCAACGAGCGGCCGCTCAAGGCGACAATCGCGCGGTTGCAGCAGGAGGGCGCGTTCGAGCATCTGCGGTCGCCCGCGATCGCTGCGCAATATTGCAGTCTGCTCGCCGGTGTCGCCGCCTAG